A single region of the Canis lupus dingo isolate Sandy chromosome 38, ASM325472v2, whole genome shotgun sequence genome encodes:
- the LOC112643037 gene encoding low affinity immunoglobulin gamma Fc region receptor III-A isoform X4 has translation MWQLVPSTALLLLVSAGTQADVPKAVVVLEPKWNRVLTMDSVTLKCQGDHLLRDNYTWLHNGRPISNQISTYIIKNASIKNSGEYRCQTDQSKLSDPVQLEVHTGWLLLQVPRLVFQEGELIQLKCHSWKNTPVRNVQYFQNGRGKKFFYNNSEYHIPAATSEHNGSYFCRGIIGKKNESSEAVNIIIQGSSLPSTSLLLSHWPQIPFSLVMALLFAVDTGLYFAVQRDLRSSMGNLKNSKVIWSQGS, from the exons ATGTGGCAGCTGGTGCCCTCAACGGCCCTGCTACTTCTAG TTTCTGCTGGCACACAAGCTG ATGTCCCAAAGGCTGTGGTGGTTCTGGAACCCAAATGGAACAGGGTACTCACAATGGACAGTGTGACTCTGAAATGCCAGGGGGACCATCTCCTTAGAGACAACTACACGTGGCTGCACAATGGGAGACCCATCTCAAATCAGATATCCACCTACATCATCAAAAATGCCAGCATTAAAAACAGTGGAGAGTACAGGTGCCAGACAGACCAATCCAAACTCAGTGACCCGGTGCAGCTAGAAGTCCACACTG gcTGGCTCTTGCTCCAGGTCCCTCGGTTGGTGTTCCAGGAGGGGGAGCTCATTCAACTGAAGTGCCATAGCTGGAAGAACACGCCCGTACGGAACGTTCAGTATTTTCAGAATGGAAGAGGCAAGAAGTTTTTTTACAATAATTCTGAGTACCACATTCCAGCAGCAACAAGTGAACACAATGGCTCCTACTTCTGCAGGGGGATTATCGGGAAGAAAAACGAGTCTTCGGAGGCTGTGAACATCATCATTCAAG GTTCTTCGCTTCCATCAACCTCACTACTCCTTTCACACTGGCCCCAAATCCCTTTCTCCCTGGTGATGGCACTCCTATTTGCAGTGGACACTGGGCtgtattttgctgtgcagagagACCTTCGAAGCTCAATGGGGAACCTGAAAAACAGCAAAGTCATATGGAGCCAGGGCTCTTAG
- the LOC112643037 gene encoding low affinity immunoglobulin gamma Fc region receptor III-A isoform X3 — protein sequence MWQLVPSTALLLLVSAGTQAADVPKAVVVLEPKWNRVLTMDSVTLKCQGDHLLRDNYTWLHNGRPISNQISTYIIKNASIKNSGEYRCQTDQSKLSDPVQLEVHTGWLLLQVPRLVFQEGELIQLKCHSWKNTPVRNVQYFQNGRGKKFFYNNSEYHIPAATSEHNGSYFCRGIIGKKNESSEAVNIIIQGSSLPSTSLLLSHWPQIPFSLVMALLFAVDTGLYFAVQRDLRSSMGNLKNSKVIWSQGS from the exons ATGTGGCAGCTGGTGCCCTCAACGGCCCTGCTACTTCTAG TTTCTGCTGGCACACAAGCTG CAGATGTCCCAAAGGCTGTGGTGGTTCTGGAACCCAAATGGAACAGGGTACTCACAATGGACAGTGTGACTCTGAAATGCCAGGGGGACCATCTCCTTAGAGACAACTACACGTGGCTGCACAATGGGAGACCCATCTCAAATCAGATATCCACCTACATCATCAAAAATGCCAGCATTAAAAACAGTGGAGAGTACAGGTGCCAGACAGACCAATCCAAACTCAGTGACCCGGTGCAGCTAGAAGTCCACACTG gcTGGCTCTTGCTCCAGGTCCCTCGGTTGGTGTTCCAGGAGGGGGAGCTCATTCAACTGAAGTGCCATAGCTGGAAGAACACGCCCGTACGGAACGTTCAGTATTTTCAGAATGGAAGAGGCAAGAAGTTTTTTTACAATAATTCTGAGTACCACATTCCAGCAGCAACAAGTGAACACAATGGCTCCTACTTCTGCAGGGGGATTATCGGGAAGAAAAACGAGTCTTCGGAGGCTGTGAACATCATCATTCAAG GTTCTTCGCTTCCATCAACCTCACTACTCCTTTCACACTGGCCCCAAATCCCTTTCTCCCTGGTGATGGCACTCCTATTTGCAGTGGACACTGGGCtgtattttgctgtgcagagagACCTTCGAAGCTCAATGGGGAACCTGAAAAACAGCAAAGTCATATGGAGCCAGGGCTCTTAG
- the LOC112643037 gene encoding low affinity immunoglobulin gamma Fc region receptor III-A isoform X1 — protein sequence MWQLVPSTALLLLVSAGTQAADVPKAVVVLEPKWNRVLTMDSVTLKCQGDHLLRDNYTWLHNGRPISNQISTYIIKNASIKNSGEYRCQTDQSKLSDPVQLEVHTGWLLLQVPRLVFQEGELIQLKCHSWKNTPVRNVQYFQNGRGKKFFYNNSEYHIPAATSEHNGSYFCRGIIGKKNESSEAVNIIIQDDQGSAEAMEPHGPRLISKPSCWERVLGPRPGRRVYKRPRLRDVHTAVSGSSGRGDLASRAGSPGIPVRGSGPGRPPLLPGGKLLWAPCGPRAPRLRRRHTHPLHHGPLRRGTHSVWPGVAPSSASTQNLLFLLHHRAPPRGFQFRGRSKFPVMLGELRGHTVDRGVCAQIMCVCVSHKLAQ from the exons ATGTGGCAGCTGGTGCCCTCAACGGCCCTGCTACTTCTAG TTTCTGCTGGCACACAAGCTG CAGATGTCCCAAAGGCTGTGGTGGTTCTGGAACCCAAATGGAACAGGGTACTCACAATGGACAGTGTGACTCTGAAATGCCAGGGGGACCATCTCCTTAGAGACAACTACACGTGGCTGCACAATGGGAGACCCATCTCAAATCAGATATCCACCTACATCATCAAAAATGCCAGCATTAAAAACAGTGGAGAGTACAGGTGCCAGACAGACCAATCCAAACTCAGTGACCCGGTGCAGCTAGAAGTCCACACTG gcTGGCTCTTGCTCCAGGTCCCTCGGTTGGTGTTCCAGGAGGGGGAGCTCATTCAACTGAAGTGCCATAGCTGGAAGAACACGCCCGTACGGAACGTTCAGTATTTTCAGAATGGAAGAGGCAAGAAGTTTTTTTACAATAATTCTGAGTACCACATTCCAGCAGCAACAAGTGAACACAATGGCTCCTACTTCTGCAGGGGGATTATCGGGAAGAAAAACGAGTCTTCGGAGGCTGTGAACATCATCATTCAAG aCGATCAGGGGTCAGCTGAAGCAATGGAACCTCACGGACCAAGACTAATCTCCAAGCCCAGCTGTTGGGAACGTGTATTAGGCCCGCGGCCAGGACGCAGAGTCTATAAACGCCCGAGACTTAGAGACGTTCACACTGCAGTATCCGGATCCTCTGGGCGCGGAGACCTCGCATCCAGAGCCGGCAGCCCAGGGATCCCGGTCAGGGGCTCAGGGCCCGGCCggcctcctctcctgcctgggGGGAAgctcctctgggctccctgcggcccccgagccccccgcctCCGCCGCAGGCACACCCATCCCCTGCACCACGGCCCTCTGCGGCGAGGCACCCACAGTGTGTGGCCGGGCGTGGCACCCTCCTCAGCCTCCACCCAGAACCTCCTCTTCCTTCTACACCACCGCGCTCCACCCCGTGGGTTCCAGTTTAGGGGCAGGTCAAAGTTTCCAGTGATGTTGGGTGAACTGAGAGGACACACGGTAGATAGAGGTGTGTGCGCAcagattatgtgtgtgtgtgtatctcacaagCTTGCCCAATGA
- the LOC112643037 gene encoding low affinity immunoglobulin gamma Fc region receptor III-A isoform X2, with product MWQLVPSTALLLLVSAGTQADVPKAVVVLEPKWNRVLTMDSVTLKCQGDHLLRDNYTWLHNGRPISNQISTYIIKNASIKNSGEYRCQTDQSKLSDPVQLEVHTGWLLLQVPRLVFQEGELIQLKCHSWKNTPVRNVQYFQNGRGKKFFYNNSEYHIPAATSEHNGSYFCRGIIGKKNESSEAVNIIIQDDQGSAEAMEPHGPRLISKPSCWERVLGPRPGRRVYKRPRLRDVHTAVSGSSGRGDLASRAGSPGIPVRGSGPGRPPLLPGGKLLWAPCGPRAPRLRRRHTHPLHHGPLRRGTHSVWPGVAPSSASTQNLLFLLHHRAPPRGFQFRGRSKFPVMLGELRGHTVDRGVCAQIMCVCVSHKLAQ from the exons ATGTGGCAGCTGGTGCCCTCAACGGCCCTGCTACTTCTAG TTTCTGCTGGCACACAAGCTG ATGTCCCAAAGGCTGTGGTGGTTCTGGAACCCAAATGGAACAGGGTACTCACAATGGACAGTGTGACTCTGAAATGCCAGGGGGACCATCTCCTTAGAGACAACTACACGTGGCTGCACAATGGGAGACCCATCTCAAATCAGATATCCACCTACATCATCAAAAATGCCAGCATTAAAAACAGTGGAGAGTACAGGTGCCAGACAGACCAATCCAAACTCAGTGACCCGGTGCAGCTAGAAGTCCACACTG gcTGGCTCTTGCTCCAGGTCCCTCGGTTGGTGTTCCAGGAGGGGGAGCTCATTCAACTGAAGTGCCATAGCTGGAAGAACACGCCCGTACGGAACGTTCAGTATTTTCAGAATGGAAGAGGCAAGAAGTTTTTTTACAATAATTCTGAGTACCACATTCCAGCAGCAACAAGTGAACACAATGGCTCCTACTTCTGCAGGGGGATTATCGGGAAGAAAAACGAGTCTTCGGAGGCTGTGAACATCATCATTCAAG aCGATCAGGGGTCAGCTGAAGCAATGGAACCTCACGGACCAAGACTAATCTCCAAGCCCAGCTGTTGGGAACGTGTATTAGGCCCGCGGCCAGGACGCAGAGTCTATAAACGCCCGAGACTTAGAGACGTTCACACTGCAGTATCCGGATCCTCTGGGCGCGGAGACCTCGCATCCAGAGCCGGCAGCCCAGGGATCCCGGTCAGGGGCTCAGGGCCCGGCCggcctcctctcctgcctgggGGGAAgctcctctgggctccctgcggcccccgagccccccgcctCCGCCGCAGGCACACCCATCCCCTGCACCACGGCCCTCTGCGGCGAGGCACCCACAGTGTGTGGCCGGGCGTGGCACCCTCCTCAGCCTCCACCCAGAACCTCCTCTTCCTTCTACACCACCGCGCTCCACCCCGTGGGTTCCAGTTTAGGGGCAGGTCAAAGTTTCCAGTGATGTTGGGTGAACTGAGAGGACACACGGTAGATAGAGGTGTGTGCGCAcagattatgtgtgtgtgtgtatctcacaagCTTGCCCAATGA